The genomic stretch gtaataataatatgtaaaatttaaaactactttttttcaagcttaaaatagataatttttacaatattaataatagctaataatatatttaaatattaataatatcgtgaATGTTCTTgcacttattaataaaacgattGCCAACAGtgtcatttatttacattgcCGATAATCTCGATGGCCGATAATCACAATTAGTTAATAATGcagtttatatacatacaataaaattgtgcATGCAATGCGTTTTTTGCACAGtatgtatttgtatttgaatttattgcttaatattttatttattacttaataatgcaattatgcTCATAAGTGAAACTATCAAAATACGTTGACAATACAATATAGAAAATACGAAATCGTTAGCAATCGCTTTGTCAAAACAAAACTAactattttttccatttttatttttaaatatattacttttatcatcgttaatttttaaaattgtggcACAAATCCTAAAACAcacttgatatattaaattttaattatttatatgactaCGGAACATTTCAGAAGACATTGCATTTGCGAGACTTAAAATTTTACCGCGTGAATGCCCGGTGAAAAATGATAGATCGAAAAGACGGCTATTAGACatctatagatatttatagacgcttataaatgtttatagacattaatagaaatgtttttttgaaatttgtatttcTCACTGAAATGTTAcctaattaaatcaaatatttcggTTAGAGTTACAAAAGTAATCAATCATTCCTTTTAACGATACCTTTTAATAGTACATTTATTTCTGCTGTTTTGTTTCTTCccttatgatattatttatttttatctacgtGCGCTGTCGGTGCAGATCGTTTTCGTTTTATCAAATGTTCAAAGAAGGAGAGTCAAAGTGAAACTAAACTTTATTCTGCTCGGGTGAATGTACAGAAGGCCAAGTCGAGAAGTCACGGCACTTTCTCCATCTGCTGAGAATCTCGTGCCTCTATATACATGCAGTCGTTTACTTTCGTGGTCCAAATTGTACAAAAAGTTTtgacttttatatttgatttttatattataagtgaTTTTTCAATGTAAAGGCTAAGATTAGTGTTTTCtttgttatacaattttatatttatttattttgacttCACGTCAATGAAAATTACCTAAagctaaagaatttttttaaatttattttgtaaactatatatataagaaaagcaATTTTGTTGAGTCGCCATTCACTCGTGAGTGTCGTGGCATGTAGATACTTTGTTAGGCAATGATAAGCCTCATTGATCCCACTTGCCTCTTCTAAAGCCTCACTTTTGAATATAGTCGACTGCATTTGTAATCTGTATTTTGCCCAGCAGAAACTAATGAATTTGctaataaactattatattttgcagctGGAgcgtatataaattgcaaaatttatttacacggatagagtaagatttataacaatttaagatatatattataaattttaaaattaatattgaatgtcCTTAAAACGCTTAAATTCTTGTCATAACAGATTCTTTGATCAATTCGAAAttgacttatttttaatagaaacattgagagatatcgattattatttattgttaattcataatttattttttccgttttttatatatttcattaaattttatattaaaattctattaaatttttgaaattagttaaaaaatataatttagtttcccaaatttatttgcaataagcCCATCTTTACAATTGTTTATAACTGAAAAAGTggctcgatatttttattaattgtaagaaatcATCATCATTTTGGATTGGCTAAAGACTTTATCATTAGAACTCGTAGTTTTCAGATACCTGTGTGCAATAAAACGtgtcttatttttatcataaatataatagaaagtcATTCCAGGAATAGAAAGAATGGAAAGAAGTAACATGATgtactgaaaattttttctttctcatttccaTCTTGTACAACTCGATGATCTTTTTTAGCATTTATTCGACGATACACACTTTATAATAAAGGAGATATAGAGTTATATAAGGCAGAAATCATGTTTCATAACTCAGTCATCTCTATAACTCAATTATGCCTCTATCGATTttagtgaattttttttattcaaaaaaaacattaagtttgtattacaatgatttttttatttttcattttttatttttttgaaatttgtctCCTTGATTATGtttatctctaaaatttttaaaaaatacatttttttttttactgtgaTACACTATCTGGAGAATGTCAGAATGAATGGACACTGTCAGAATTCATCATTTACAGATATTTCtatgattaatattagttttaaaacaaaaaaaaatattcatgacGGTTATTCCGCTTAAGAGATAACTGCTGAATGATAAGTTGTATCTAAATTAGACTATGTATGTCTAAATCCTGCTAGTATAGTGCATGGAAGCGTgagtacaaaataatttatttctaatttgttATTCTCCAGCTGTTTTTAGCTGATTAGAAATACAGTGatataaatatcgtatatccatattattacttttttgtatCATTTCAAGTCGGCTTGGTGGAATCAGACAAGAACGAGGAAACTTTGAAATAGAcatgtttaaaaaacaaaataaatttagctgATGCAGCTTGACAGTTTCAAGAAGTCGCAACTTCTGACTTTATTTGGGTTATAGAATCTCAAATTATATCGGATAGCAGTAACTTCACTATTACTATTTTTGCTTGcagagaatttaataaaattatcaaaaattttatctaacaaCAACTTTCAATAAAACGATTCAAATGTTGGAGCTATTTGCAAGCAATGTTTGCTGAAAGTGATATTTTGtcgtacaaataaattttattttatattaattatcattttattctcatttcgTTTGATTATGTGTCTGTAAGCAATTGCACAGTTGTAATTCTTATCATGCAATATTGTGGAATGTCAaagttgaataattatatcatttgaaCGGGATGAccgatttgaataaatttttttttgtttcaaagctaataataatcttagcaatatctgtaaatatgatttttgacAATCCAGAGTGAGTGAGCAAAAGAGGAtgtattttttgaagattttagaattataacgTGATCAAGGAaagtattttgaataaataaaaaaagttattgtaGTTAACTTAATggttttttgaataaaaaaaatttgtcaagaTCGATAAATACATGATGCGGCTATAGCTGCTTTCTGCTCTGTATTATTCTATATCTCTTTTACCATGAGACGCTTTGTTGAATGAATGACATTGCTTAAAAGAGCTGCATAGTTGTATAGAATGaaagcgagaaagaaaaattttgaagtacAACGTGTTGCCTCCTTCCATATATTCCTAAAATAACTAAGAAAtcaactaataatatattagttttaaaatgtaaagtatTTATGACACTGATGCTTTAGTGTAATTTACGCAAGAATTACATAAGAATTACATTATAGCGCGTGTAATTGTGTGTACAGCCAAaaagtattttcaaaaaaggtCCTTGTACATGACATAAAAGTGAAAGCAAGGTATATAAAAcgcaaaaagatgaaaatgtcAGTGATAATCCGTCAAAGCGCAAGATGCAAAGACAATTAAGACGATGTGAAATAGGATTTagctttgtaaaaaagatttgagacagattgaattattcaattattttcttttatttaaataaattatttaatgtttgttACCATgaaatgctttaaaaaaagcatttcaTGGTTcgttaacattaaaatatatatatatgttaatcatcattaatttttcatgagaTTTGTTATGAGGTCAGAAAAACTGATCAATTATACattgattttacattatatggcTTTGGTTTCTTTGAGTATACATACGAATGATTGTAGGTGAGAAGTAAGGAAATCCGTGGAGATATGAAGCCCGGTTAGAATATACTAACTGATTCGGGACAACTGACAAGAGAACGAGGAGCGGAAGAGCAGAGGCGCGCGCAGCATCTTTCACTTCACACACATCCTTGTTTTATCCTTGATTTATTCTTACCAAGCAATCTtttctattatctattttatttatataaatttaaatttatatttattgcatacaAGTTtggatatctttttatatagcctgttttttatcttttttatagaaaggTTTCTTAAAGGGATTTCTTTATCTTCTcccttaaatattaaaaataagtataataatcaGCAATTTGTtagtgatttatttttatattagttcacaaaaatatttaagagaaatgcttaatatttgtaataacattatttcaattttttttgttctttttgttgaaaatattcttgccttaatttttcattcattatttGTCCACTTTTTGTTCTGAGCCATACAGGCAATGCtaaaacgataaatttttgaatgctATGTGGCCAATATCCAGTGCTGCTATCCATTTTACCAAGAATGGCAACAGCATTTCTTGAATAAGTTGCGGCATCAGGCACAAATAAACTTGGAAcctgcaattttaaataaaatatgcacattaaaatttttataattgcataagaataaataaacttttaagagAAAACAAATGCAACATtctgaaataatatgtaataaggaatgtgcaataaaaatataaaattataatgtatacattaaaaataaaattttcttcaattaaataaatacagtttgtttattttgatttcttttttatttgagtaaatatatattttgttttcaaaaaattgttttgttatattaaataaattaatgtttacatgtaataaaaattagaatttttcaaaaaaattatttgccattttaatatatataaaaaatatttatttaaagataaaaaatcatttattgaaataaaaaaaacaagcggcaaaaattaaaaaagtctttttaaaggaaatttaatatattaaagataaaaaaataatttttttttgctaataaaagcacacttttgttttatattttaaatttacatatatttgcaacttaaatgatataattaattcccttgcaagtatttaaataaataattgctttaaataaaaaaattctttttttatttaatatattttttttttcagtatagagagagggaggaacattttttgtacaaaaatttaaaaaattttaattactttaatatttctattttactttaataataatataagtaccTGAAACCTATGAATAATCGAGCTCATTTTGGTACTGACGAAAAAAGGTGATAGATGATGAACGGTTATGCCATATTTAGAGTATTCCGCCCTCAGCGCATCAGAAAAGCTCTTCACGTATGCTTTTGTGGCGGCGTATACCGTCATTAACGGCAACGGTTGAAACTCAGATCCAGAAGAAACATTGACAATCACACCTCGTCCACGTTTCTGCATCTCTCCGATAACTAATCGTGTCATTAACGTAGTCGCACCCACGTTCACATTGATAATATCCCACAATTCCTTCTCAGGCACTTCTCCAACGTACATGAGATATTCATAAAACTTACCCACATTATTgactaacaaaaaaaaaaaatgattgagatataattcaattatattccaTTATGTGgctaaaaaaaagtgttatttaacaattgtttataaacaatattattatgaccacttttttttacctgtaaatattttatacattcataTGGTATCTGTTCTACGAGAGAATTCTTTGACAGTTAAGttgggaaaaaaataagatgtcTTTAATATAGAGACttgtgttaattattattacgagctctcttttcaattcaaataatattatttgcacgCATATGAATGCATCTACTCATGatgaaatcttattttttgttttatagaataaagtatacatgttatatatatatatatatatatatatatatatatatatatgatactgaAACTTAATTGATTATTCATGAAGAAGTAAAATAGGATAGCACTAatcaatactaaaaaaaaaaatcttccgGAAAAAAGtagactttatataattatgtaacattatatacatgataCATAAAGAACATCcactaaatatacatatatatatatatatatatatatatatatatatatatatatatatatatatatatagcgttaCTCCTTATCAAAAAATGAGTTGAAATGTCCTAAACAAAGTAGTCCCAATCAGCGCTGACCTTTATCGCTTTAGTCAGATATCACTGAAGCGCATGCCTGATAGTGCGTGGCCGTAGCACGCATACTATCGGGCGCGCGGCTCATCGAAATGCGCCCAGTTAAACGTCGATTGCTTGGCatgactttactcaataataactccttcACTcagcattatagaaaaaaatgcttcagaattttttgattcattttttggtaaaaaataatgctatgTATTTAGTGAACGGTCTTTAAGTGTCACcctatataattacgtatgcaattttatatgattgtatacatataatctgtttttatataattaaatctagctaaatatgattatataaaaataaagtcatattgcattaaaatttcgatattattatatatagccaTATGAATCGCCAATATTACGTCAAATTtcggttttaattatatatatataaatatatatatatatatatatatatatatatatatatatattttatattttatatattttatataattacataagtttattttttcgggctatctttttatttcttaagtaATGAATgtattagtattaataatattgattttaagtAATCTCTCatctaactttttattaaaaccggattacgataattaaataattataattaaaaataaatttaattttacctaGTATACCGATGGGTATATTTTGCAACTGAGAACGAATCTTGATAAAAGCATTTTCTCCCTCAGTGAAATCCGCCGTTATAACTTTAACTTCGATTTttggatttattaataatatttcttctttcgttGATTCAAGTTTCTCTAAATTTCTgctaattagaattaaattcatatttcttattgCTAATTCTTTAGCGTAAGCTTTGCCGATACCATCAGTTGAGCCAGTGACAACTGAAATATTTACgcttattacaatttatatttatataacaatcaattaataaaaatttatatagttaaataatcaatttgttttttacaaaattattttttttcttatttgaaaaatatgtatacaaaataataagttaaaagATGTTAGAGTTAAAGTTCACacaaagattataatatatcataatacagtttcaaattataaactttaaaattataaaattcttttacaagatatttaaaaattaatttattgtacttACCAGCCCATTCGCCAAATGTTGTTCGCAAATCGACTGTCTTTTTATCACACATTTGTATAATAAGCTCCCATAGAATATGCAGAACTTTCGTAGCTAATCCAAGAATCCAAAAGGCAATTAAACTGACTAGGAGCCAAAATGTTATTAACAGCATCTTATCTCGttatttcgttatttatatatcgtataattatattttttttttatgaaaagctaaaaaaagattacataaaaaatagttatctattatataaaatttaaaactatttttttcaagctcAAAGTAGgtgatttttacaatattaataatatctaataatatattacgacattaataatatcgtgAGTATTTTTGCACTTATCAATGAAAGGACAACAGTGAAATCAATGAAATCAATGAAATCGCCAacaatgtcatttttttttacatcgtaTTGCCTATAATCTCGATTGCCGATAATCTTGATTGCTAATGGTCCCAACtagttacattaataatataatttgtatacatacaataaaatcaTGCATGCATACAAGCGTTTTTTGCACAGCATGTATTTGGActtttaaatacttattaagtattcaaataaaaactttcagcttaagaaaaacttttttttagaagttATGAAGttatatttgcagatttatatttttatgcacataatgcatgaaaatgttttttgtaaaaagaaacgaaattttttttaacattcattttttaaaattttgaaaaaacaccTGGAACAAATagctattaatatgtttaataaaaaaaaaactaatttttttattttaaacacgaTAAGCGAACGTTTTCATGCAATCGTATAGCCATCTAAAATTGAAGGAGCTTTACAAACATTcgcataacataaaaaaaaaatctttttttgttaagttaaaaatttttcttttagtacttaataatattgtattaatattgtaaaaaaattttttattaaaccgttgcgttgcaaaaaaaatctagaaaatgttttcattttttgaaggTTCAAACGGgtatatctttttaagaaatagcagcaactaaattatatataaattgtatttaaattattaaagtactTACGTGGAAACGTAGTTCACAGAAGCACAGtgagaatataaaacaaacgTCTGTTACTCTCAAATTTTCGATTGAAAATGATGTTATCATCATACGTGGCTTCtgtgataatataatcattccAAAAGTCATATTGATAGAATCAGGCAATAAAGATGAAACTTTGACTTGGCGGAAGTCGGCGATAAAGATGAAACTTCGACTTGGCGGAAGTCggcgataaaaatgaaactttggtgttaaaaataataaatttattattaattatttattcaaatttattatttatttatttttttatttattattgtattatattattattgtattattgtattgtatttttattgttccCTTATGgggaattttattacaattttattataatttcacaacTTCTTACTCAGTATACAATATCTCGTGTCATTACCTGACCTGACCCTTTGCGACCTTACAACTCgtttccctccctccccttgcTCGCCTTGCTATCCTCTTTCATTCTTTTCCTCCCTTTCTTCCGCCCTCTTCCTCCCATTGATCTCATCTTCATCGTTCTCGATCTTCATCCACTGCATCCATCGCCTTCGATTCCGATCCGATTCCATCCTTCCGCATTCCATCTGATTTCGATCTTCCTGACGCTTCCGATTTCTGATTCCGATTCCTGATCGCTTCACCATATTCATTAccttctctctatctttcttctcttttctgcATCCTCTTCTTTTACCTCTTTCCAAATCATATTCCTCCTTCTTctatctcttctctcttgtTCCTCCCAATCTCTTCTTTCATGCTCCCTTTTCTTCTCCTTGTCCACTCCTTCACTGTCCTCTTCtaccttctctctttttctttctctctctttcaattctctctctctcttcttaatcactgctttttttctctctcatcctcCATTCTTCTTTCCTCCCAACCGCGCATcttctgtttttattatttatttatttatttattttctttttttaatttattatttattatttatttttctgccCGACAGTTACTAAAAAGTCGCAATTTCTGATATTATTTGGATTATAAAGCCTCAAATTACATCGGATGGAAGTAATTTCATTACACCTTTGCCTGTAGAGAACTTTAAGATCATCAAAAATTTGATCTAAT from Cataglyphis hispanica isolate Lineage 1 chromosome 3, ULB_Chis1_1.0, whole genome shotgun sequence encodes the following:
- the LOC126848400 gene encoding inactive hydroxysteroid dehydrogenase-like protein 1 isoform X4; this translates as MLLITFWLLVSLIAFWILGLATKVLHILWELIIQMCDKKTVDLRTTFGEWAVVTGSTDGIGKAYAKELAIRNMNLILISRNLEKLESTKEEILLINPKIEVKVITADFTEGENAFIKIRSQLQNIPIGILVNNVGKFYEYLMYVGEVPEKELWDIINVNVGATTLMTRLVIGEMQKRGRGVIVNVSSGSEFQPLPLMTVYAATKAYVKSFSDALRAEYSRHGITVHHLSPLFVNTKMNAFSHRLQVSSIFVPDATTYAKNAIAILGKMDSSTGYWAHSIQKFITLTSPIWLRTKIGQIINENLRQDYFQQKGQKKCKIIIKN